One window of Triticum dicoccoides isolate Atlit2015 ecotype Zavitan chromosome 5A, WEW_v2.0, whole genome shotgun sequence genomic DNA carries:
- the LOC119303396 gene encoding uncharacterized protein LOC119303396 encodes MTCGGLPSSTAPAPMPTVAAPLEDENLLPEILVRLARLPSALPRASLVCKRWRLLVSDRRFVRRFRAHHLRSPPPLIGFFEEVTREPSPDSPSSLFFTPILDPPNRVPVSRFSLSFRNGDGRTILGCRDGLVLLVDAGGAEIEVLVWDPITGDQHRFVVPPAIDERQVIEILNGAVLRTAGILDDRPFRFHVVLAGIDRPNKRLFACVYSSEAGKWGDPIWVSVDSESDVRTTVSMRVSSTLVGNSLYWSLNGDTAAILQFDLGTQRLAVIPLPLDKCSDGSRSFRAMPVDGGGLGILELLDFNIQLWKREIDRDGVVSWVLGKTIELDQLLSLDKRGMSPMMLGYCEVNNVVFLRTVFSIFLVQLESLKFNKPPIQASYFLVHPFTSVYTADMGIGGGPDEAKLLCNAMHKVTVL; translated from the exons ATGACCTGCGGCGGCCTCCCAAGCTCGACGGCGCCGGCGCCGATGCCGACGGTGGCGGCCCCGCTGGAGGACGAGAACCTCCTCCCGGAGATCCTCGTCCGCCTAGCCCGGCTGCCGTCCGCCCTCCCGCGCGCCTCCCTCGTCTGCAAGCGCTGGCGCCTCCTCGTCTCCGACCGACGCTTCGTCCGCCGCTTCCGCGCCCACCACCTCCGCAGTCCCCCTCCCCTGATCGGATTCTTCGAGGAGGTCACCCGCGAGCCCTCCCCGGACTCCCCCAGCAGCCTCTTCTTCACCCCGATCCTGGACCCCCCCAACCGCGTCCCGGTCAGCCGCTTCTCCCTGAGCTTCCGCAACGGCGACGGCCGCACGATCCTCGGCTGCCGCGACGGTCTCGTGCTCCTCGTCGACGCGGGGGGTGCCGAGATCGAGGTCCTGGTGTGGGACCCCATCACCGGCGACCAGCACCGCTTCGTCGTCCCTCCGGCGATCGACGAGCGCCAGGTCATCGAGATCTTAAACGGCGCGGTTCTCCGCACCGCCGGGATCCTCGACGACCGCCCATTCCGGTTCCATGTGGTCTTGGCGGGCATCGACAGGCCAAACAAGCGGCTGTTCGCCTGCGTTTACTCGTCGGAGGCCGGCAAATGGGGTGATCCAATCTGGGTATCCGTGGATTCCGAGAGCGACGTTCGCACCACGGTTTCGATGCGTGTTTCGAGTACCCTGGTTGGGAATTCCCTCTACTGGTCGCTGAATGGGGATACTGCTGCCATCCTTCAGTTTGATTTGGGCACACAACGCCTGGCTGTGATACCTCTGCCACTGGATAAGTGCAGCGATGGCAGCCGCTCCTTCCGGGCTATGCCCGTGGACGGTGGCGGGCTTGGCATCCTTGAGCTGTTGGATTTCAACATCCAATTGTGGAAAAGGGAGATCGACCGTGACGGTGTTGTTTCATGGGTGCTGGGGAAAACTATTGAATTGGATCAGCTTCTTTCCCTGGACAAGAGGGGAATGAGTCCAATGATGCTGGGGTATTGCGAGGTCAATAATGTGGTGTTCCTAAGGACAGTATTCAGTATTTTCTTGGTCCAGCTTGAGTCATTGAAGTTCAACAAGCCGCCCATACAGGCATCTTACTTCTTGGTTCATCCATTCACAAGTGTTTATACTGCAG ACATGGGCATTGGTGGTGGACCTGATGAAGCCAAACTTCTGTGTAATGCAATGCATAAGGTGACTGTATTGTGA
- the LOC119303397 gene encoding ribosome production factor 2 homolog has protein sequence MSKMVAIRVPRNMRAKRELLKHAPKLVENGKKMLILHGTKTSTVLNDVLADLFHLKRDHAVKYTKKNDNIRPFESGGETSLEFFSLKSDCSLLVYGSHSKKRPNNLVLGRTYDHHIYDLVEVGVENYKSIESYAYDKKLAPKLGTRPFFAFIGEHFESVDELKHLKEMLLDHFKGEVVENLNLAGVDRIFVCTAISPTTVYMMHCALRLKRSGTSIPRMELVEVGPSMDLVVRRHQRPSESLQKEAMKAPGHAKKVKNVTNNPIDGKEGRIYIPDQEVSKLTLTSDIKGLKRERREAKKNKENSKKQKVNPE, from the exons ATGAGCAAGATGGTGGCGATCAGGGTTCCCAGGAACATGCGAGCCAAGCGCGAACTCCTCAAGCACGCGCCCAAGCTT GTTGAGAATGGCAAGAAGATGCTTATTCTACATGGTACAAAGACTAGCACAGTTTTGAACGATGTGCTCGCAGATCTTTTTCACCTGAAGCGTGATCATGCTGTGAAGTACACCAAGAAGAACGACAACATCAGGCCATTTGAGAGCGGGGGTGAAACTTCCCTGGAGTTCTTCTCCCTTAAATCTGACTGCAGCCTCTTAGTG tatGGTTCTCATTCAAAGAAGAGGCCCAACAATCTTGTTTTGGGAAGGACTTACGATCACCACATATACGACCTTGTTGAAGTAGGAGTTGAGAACTACAAATCCATAGAATCCTATGCATATGATAAAAAGTTGGCGCCTAAACTTGGGACCAGGCCTTTCTTTGCCTTCATTGGGGAGCACTTTGAGAGTGTCGATGagctgaagcatttgaaggaaatgCTCCTTGATCATTTCAAAGGAGAG GTGGTAGAGAACCTGAACCTCGCTGGTGTAGATCGGATATTCGTGTGCACAGCAATTTCCCCTACTACTGTCTACATGATGCACTGTGCTCTCCGTCTAAAAAGGTCAGGCACATCTATTCCTAGGATGGAGCTGGTTGAAGTCGGTCCTTCAATGGACCTGGTAGTTAGGCGGCACCAACGTCCATCTGAAAGTTTACAGAAGGAAGCTATGAAGGCTCCTGGTCATGCTAAGAAG GTGAAAAATGTGACGAATAATCCAATTGATGGCAAGGAGGGCAGGATCTACATTCCAGACCAGGAG GTTTCGAAATTGACCTTAACAAGCGACATAAAGGGCCTGAAGCGGGAGCGCCGTGAAGCCAAGAAAAACAAGGAGAATTCGAAGAAGCAAAAGGTCAACCCCGAGTGA
- the LOC119298088 gene encoding U1 small nuclear ribonucleoprotein C-like, translating into MEQSMPSVFLGVLVLLACPGWGHGVRVLHDNDVDAEGYAQEFAFGSMAAAETAPQDASLDDYEDEISRVEFEPGRGASYDATVAAAAPGPAPGPATAGRDDVSSGTSSMKWWLPPSTMPSFPLFPNPGGMPGMPIPAMPVPLPALPGMPAMPMPGGMPGGGMPMPMPGGIPGGGMPMPMPGGIPGGGMPFSFKPEGWGGGAGAVPSPPSRAQPTPPAASASDGANDSGGDNPNPNGAIH; encoded by the coding sequence ATGGAGCAGAGCATGCCGTCCGTCTTCCTCGGCGTCCTCGTCCTCCTGGCCTGCCCCGGGTGGGGGCACGGCGTGCGTGTCCTCCACGACAACGACGTCGACGCCGAGGGGTACGCCCAGGAGTTCGCCTTCGGCTCCATGGCCGCCGCGGAGACCGCGCCGCAGGACGCGTCCTTGGACGACTACGAGGACGAGATCAGCCGGGTGGAGTTCGAGCCGGGGCGCGGCGCGTCCTACGACGCCACAGTCGCCGCAGCCGCGCCCGGGCCTGCCCCGGGACCGGCGACGGCGGGGAGGGACGATGTGAGTTCCGGCACCAGCAGCATGAAGTGGTGGCTGCCGCCGTCGACGATGCCGTCGTTCCCGCTGTTCCCGAACCCCGGCGGCATGCCCGGGATGCCGATTCCTGCCATGCCCGTGCCTTTGCCCGCCCTCCCCGGGATGCCCGCCATGCCCATGCCGGGGGGCATGCCAGGCGGCGGCATGCCTATGCCTATGCCAGGAGGCATCCCCGGCGGCGGCATGCCTATGCCTATGCCGGGAGGCATCCCAGGCGGCGGCATGCCGTTCAGCTTCAAACCGGAGGGATggggcgggggcgccggcgcgGTGCCATCGCCGCCCAGCCGTGCGCAGCCGACGCCTCCTGCCGCCAGCGCGAGCGACGGCGCCAACGACAGCGGCGGCGACAACCCGAACCCCAACGGGGCCATCCACTGA
- the LOC119303398 gene encoding reticulon-like protein B8: MKMSEHSESTAEKLMGNIMDTIADKLPKQKSDNIMSNIMDTISDKLPKQRSGRFDPGSVADVKNKMFGRQRSLHGVLGGGKSADVLLWRNKKISSSVLGLATAIWVFFEWLDYHFLTIISFALVLGMVVQFVWSNFSRSSEIPRVKLPEDLFVNIAVAIGAQVNKFLGFLQDVSCERNLKHFVLAIVGLWAASVAGSWFNFLTVIYIGFVCAHTLPVLYEKYEDQVDDFLYSILGLLREQYQKLDSGVLSRMPTKRNKKSE; the protein is encoded by the exons ATGAAGATGTCGGAACATTCTGAGAGCACGGCTGAAAAGCTCATGGGCAACATCATGGATACCATTGCTGACAAGCTCCCTAAGCAGAAGTCTGACAATATCATGAGCAACATCATGGATACCATTTCTGACAAGCTCCCTAAGCAGAGGTCTGGCCGGTTCGATCCTGGTTCAGTCGCTGATGTGAAGAACAAGATGTTTGGTCGTCAGAGGTCCCTCCATGGAGTTCTGGGTGGCGGAAAGT CTGCTGATGTGTTGTTATGGAGGAACAAGAAGATATCTTCCAGTGTTTTGGGTCTCGCGACAGCTATCTGGGTTTTCTTCGAGTGGCTTGATTACCACTTCTTGACAATCATTTCATTTGCCCTTGTTCTTGGAATGGTGGTTCAGTTTGTTTGGTCCAACTTCTCAAG GTCTTCTGAAATACCCCGGGTTAAGTTGCCAGAGGACCTGTTTGTGAACATTGCTGTTGCCATCGGTGCCCAAGTAAACAAGTTCCTTGGTTTCCTTCAAGATGTGTCTTGTGAAAGAAACTTGAAGCATTTTGTATTG GCAATTGTCGGATTGTGGGCTGCTTCTGTGGCTGGGAGCTGGTTCAACTTCCTGACTGTCATTTACATTG GGTTCGTCTGTGCGCACACGCTCCCTGTGCTGTACGAGAAGTACGAGGACCAGGTCGACGACTTCCTCTACAGCATCCTGGGCCTGCTCCGAGAGCAGTACCAGAAACTCGACAGCGGCGTCCTGAGCAGGATgcccaccaagaggaacaagaagaGCGAATAG